The sequence below is a genomic window from Coffea arabica cultivar ET-39 chromosome 4c, Coffea Arabica ET-39 HiFi, whole genome shotgun sequence.
ttggcattcaatgtgagattggtttTATCTTAAGCATTCAACTCAGCCCTTGTTTTTTGCCgaaacaaacctgtatctgcatcaagaatgttagcatcatgcggtccttcattcacaataaatcatagctcaatatcaatggattgcaaaaagataatcattctttctttccaactaacataattagaaccagtaaacatgggaggcctagtgacagattgcccttcaacaaacatggcatgattgattgtcatctttactccaaaccGCTTGAgattaatctcaaggagaccaagctttGATACCAATTATAAgacccaaagacaacctaagaagggaggtgaattaggttgattaaaattacttgatttagtttatgcactttttctttaataaaaatttaccttcttttctagtagtgactagccaagtaaatttaaagaaaagagcaatattgatcagaaaagaGAGTGTATATAagtaatgagaattttattaaacaaaaagaataagatagagtatcaaaccgattgtctaccaagctttcctcaaacttgaagaccaatcacaaagatgagcaccttctctttgatgaacaataatcaactcaatgtactatgaagggatcacttcctccttgtcccaagtctcacttagtcaagttagaaagttttactatcactcagataaccttcaacaaagctacactattgaaatttcaaacacaagagaagtgcttacaagaaatttacactacttggagaacaaatcttgctaatgagactattttctaactaaaatatctcttgagatcttgttaacgaagtgtgcaaaagtcactcactggttcagaatcgtttgtatttaaaggggaccaaaaatgggcttcaataatacttccaacggatagtagGCAGATGAAGaatcagctagccgttgggatCGTCGAATGTCCGATGGGatattatcgtccgacagcatcTGCGttcgaacgtcgtcagagagtcatcaaaactttgtgaaatttctcggacgtccgatgcgactGATGTTCGTCCgaagcgtgcgtccgatcctcccagacgtccgatgcttccttacgagcgtccgatagagtttccttcttgatgttcttcattctttcggacgtctgaCAGCTTCCTTTAgtacgtccgacatgagtgccctgtttttgcttcttcttttggttgattttctttccttgacacatttgtacctgattctcttaaaagcaaaacacttatatttgaagagaattagataaacatttcaaaatgCTTTGTGTTTATCATAATAAAGAATAACAAGCAGTGTGCGACGCTGGTCTCCCACGTGGTTGGGGTATAGATTAGATCTGTCTGGAAGCcctacctaatctagggggctaATGCAGAAGCCCCGTCCTGGGTCTGGACACGTGGCAGCTCAGGAATGGCAGATCTGGACTTGGACCCCAGGCCCCTGACAGCTGTCCAGGGGCACACTGCCACTAGGGCACCAAAAGGCTCCAGGGAACAATCTCGTAGAGGGCGGGGAGAATCCTCCTCGGCGCTGGATTGAGGCTATACCGGGTAAGTCCCGAAgcgtacggaggtcggactctcGAGCAGGTATAAATGGTAACGCACACCAACTACATAAGGTACGCTTACTATTGGCAAAACACCCCAACAGTTTTACTCCTAGTGAACTCCACTCATCGGAAAACTAATTTGACCGTCGAAGTGCCCTCGGAGACCACCTCGTGGCTcccctgttagtcaccctagagactacttcttgtttgttttgcagggttgGGATACGTTCCTCTCATCAATACACTGAGCTCATCAagtcagctcggtccggggaagctcagagcttcttcagttggcgccgtctgtgggaagaGATGAACTCCCGAACGGCCTTCTTGCGCTCCCTGCTAACGGTGCCGGAGAGCTCGATGGGGTGGTCCGCCCTTAGCTTCTCCACGCCCGCCTTCTCCTGGTCCAGCTCTGACCGGGTGGAGGCTAGCTGGACTTGAGCCGTTTCCATCTCCTTCTCGATCTTGCCCAACTTGACCTTAAGGGAGTCCGCCTCCTTAAGGGCATAGGCAAGCCATTGATTTGTTTTCCGATTCTTTTTCTACAGTTTTTTCAAGTCGGGAGACAACTCGGATGGACCCCGGTGTCAGACCCTGGAACCAGAGCCGGGCCCTCCCCTTtaggaacatcgggaaggtcttgcaaCGGAGTTCATCCGCAGCTGTCTGCAAATGCATGTGCGTGAGGAAGACCGAGAGGTGGTCTTCCGGGTCAGTCGAAGCATCATACAACTCAATGTTCGGGATCTTGAATTTTCGAGATAGCGGGTAGTCCTCTATCCCCCGTATAAAGGGCGAGGCCGTGTAATTGTTCTAGTATAATTGCGGCCGCAAGATCTGCTCGAGTTCGTCTCGGACAGGTTTCCATTGGGGAAGGTCGCGCAAGCGACTCTTGACAGATCGGTCGGGGGAGCGTTCGGGCTCATTCCGCATAGGCTTCCGCCGGGAGGGGTTTCTCGGTCGGCCCCCAGCGGACCGGTAACAAGAGTACCTCTCGCTATCCCCGACCACCTAGGCCGTTTCCTCTTGGGGAGCTGGTCTCGGGACTCATCCTCCGAGGGGTTGGGGGGTGATTCCTTCTCCTTCCCCTTCGCCTTGGAGATCTGCGCGCCTCCGATTTCGCCTCCCTCCTTCGCCTGTCGGATATGTCTTCCAACATGGGGAGGTTCTCTGACACGAACTGAAGGATCTGCTGTGTCCGTTCCCCGGAAAGGGCCGAGCCCCCGACGTCCCGTGCAGGCTCGGTCTCCCTTCGTCGGGATCCCTCGCCAGCTCCGGGATCGGTGGTCTCCATGGTTCGCTTGGAACGCGTTCTCGCCATCAACACAACTACACTTTACCTTTCGCTTCCTacagacggcgccaactgaaaaagcgctgagcttccccggaccgagctgacctaatgagctcgacgtgctgatgagaggAACGTATCCcaaccctgcaaaacaaacaagaagtaGTCTCTAGGGTAACTAACAGGGGAGCCCCGAGGTGGTCCCCAGGGGCACTCCGACagtcaagttagtttttggataAGTGGAGTTCACTGGGAGTAAAACTGTTGGGGTGTTTTGCCAATAATGAGCGTACCTTGTGTAGTTGGTGTGCGTTACCATTTATACCTGCTCGAGAGTCCGATCTCCGTACATTTCGAGACTTACCCGGTATAGCTTCAATCCCGCGCCGAGGAGGATTCTCCCCGCCCTTTGCGGGATTGTTCCCTGGAGCCTTTCGGTGCCCTAATGGCGGTGTGCCCTAGGATGGTTGTCAGGGGCCTGGAGTCCAAGTCCAGTTCTGCCATTCCTGAGCTGCCACGTGTCCAAATGCAGGACGGGGCCTCTGCACTAACCCCCTAGATTAGGTAAGGCTTCCAGACTGACCTAATCTGTACCCCAATCACGTGGGAAACCAGCGTTGCACACTGCTCTGACAGGGTCACCTCCGGTACAGCGCTGTTACTGAAAAGCCACGCTCATGTCCTTTCAGTTGTCGTGTCTTTTCGGTCCCCGTACCGCTTTTAAATGCATTCACATGGGACGATTAAAATTCAAGCAGCCATTTCCCCCCATTTCATTCCCTATAAATAAGGGCTTCCGGATTTCCTCTAAATCTATttgccatttttcttttctcgtgcattttccattttcggCAGTAAGACTTTCGGCTCTCAGTGCCCAGACTCCGGTGATTCCATAATTTTATCATTCTACTCACCAGTAagttcttttccttcctccttcactctttttttcctttgccaTCTTCTGCTTTTTATGTCGGATCGGTCCGGCGTCACTTCCACCACCTCTCGGATTCCTGCCCACTTTAAAGCTCTTAGGAttctcatttcttcttcatcctcgtcttcatcttcatctctccttcctcctctttcttcctcttttgcTTCTAATTCTAGCTTCCACATTCCTGATTTACTTGAACCCATAGTCATCATGAGTTCTCCATCTGCCCACTCTCCTTCTGACCGAATTCTGGAGGAGGTGGCCGAGCTCGAAACCCTCATTAAGCAGCAGGCCCCCTTCGTTTCCTCCCCTAGGTCCCCACATGACTCCCTTGGCGGAGCCCAGGGAAGGGCTGGTGAGGACAGGGACTCCTCCGAGGGGACTCCTGCTTCCGAGCAGGGGGATGATCCTGGATTCGATTTCGATCATTCTGACCGGTAAGAGGTCACCCTCTCACCCGAGGTAgtggccgagctggccgggtcTTTTTCTATTCATCCGGCCTTCGAGCCGAAGGCTGCCGGGCCCAACTACCGAGTTAGCCGTCCTCCCTCCGGCTTTGTGGCCATCTATAGGGAGCAACTGGTCGCAGGGTTCCGTCTCCCAATTCCTCCAGCCCTAACTGAGATCCTGAGCTACTGGGGGATCAGGATCACCCAAGTCCACCCCAACTCGATCAGGATTATCATTGGATTCCTGATCTACTGTCAAATCTGCTCCATCCCCTACTCTCTTTCCCTTTTCAGAGCTTCTTACACCCTCAAACTCTCCCTCCTTGGGTGGTATTACTTCTTCCACCGAACTATGAGCAAAGTTCGGGGGGGGAGGAAGGGCACCCTAGATCTTCTCTTCGGGTCCCCTCCTCCATAAAGAATTGGAAGGGGGACTTCTTTTTTATTAAATCCACACATCTTCCCCCCAATGTGTGGAAGGTCGGGGAGGTCGACTCCGACCCGTATCCGGGGGACTTGGACTCTGAGGCCCTCAGCCAATTGGTGAGCTCCAGGGTGAAACTCTACGCGGCCAGATTCTCCTCCGAGCAGATTTCTGCGGCCGGGCTGATGGGGACGATGTCCGGGTCCCCTGGAGAGGTGGTGCCCTCCCCGACAGACTACGACACTTGTAATGCCGACTCTGTCCCCCTGTTGTTTGTTGCTTCTTTCTTCCGTTTACTGACCTGTATGTATTAACCTGGTGGTGTTTGCTGTAGTGAGGAGGCTTTCCAAGTTGCTGGGAACGCCTTTCGAGTCGATCACTCCCACTCCACAGCCGAAGGTTGCCAAGAAGGCCTCTTCGACTCCTGGGGGCAGCTCGGGCCCCCAAAAGGAATCATCGTCCCCCTCCAAGCAGGTCGCCAGCAAAAAGAAGGCTGCCGGTCAGAAGAGGGGCCGAGGGGACGAAGCCCCCCAACCCGTGAAGAGACTCGCGCCCACCCCAGCTCAGTACCCTCTCCTGCTGACGTCGGGGGCGCTCCTCATGCGGATCCGGTCCACTTGGGGGTGGCTCTGCGGAGGAACACACGCGGGAAATGCCGCCCCCCAGCCTGTGGCACTTCCGCCACGTCGCGCCCGTGAAGCCGGGCCAGGCCCCCTCCATGCACGACCTCCGCTACTTCTGTCCATCCTGGAGGCTATCCATCAACGACCGATCCCAGTTCCTCGAGGTGGCTCCCGAGCTAGTCACGGGTTCAGTCCTCCCGCGCGATAGGAGGTAGATGGAGTTGTCGAGTTCGTCCGAATTCCAGGACATGTACTTCACTGTTCAAGCTAAAGTAAGTCCTCTACCCCTTGGGCCAGTTGGAGCCTCCGCTTTTCGGCTAAATCACGCAGTGTGCtaacttcttttttcttctccttgggcCAATGCCGCTGGTGCTGCCCTGGTGACTCGTTTCTCCGATCTGTCTCCCGACTTGGAGaaattgcaaaagaaaaatcgAGAGACAGAGTAGAGGCCTGCTCAGACCCTTAAGGAGACGGACTCCCTTAAGGCCAAGTTGGGCAAGATCGAGAAGGAACTGGAAAAGGTCCAGGTCCATCTCGCCTCCACCAGGTTGGAGTTCGACCAGGAGATGACGAGCGTGGCAAAGCTGAGGGAGGACCACGCCATTGAGCTCTCCCGCACCGTCAGCCGGGAGCGGAAGAAGGCTGTTCGGGAGTTCATATCCTCCGAACAGTTTGTCGAGGACGTTGCTCTCCTCAACCAGCCCATCTTTCAGGTCGGCTTCATGCGATCCCTGGACCAGGTCAAGGAGCTCGGCCTGCCTGGCTTCAACTTGGCTGCGTTCAAGGACTACAATCCGGCCGCCGAGGAGAAGATAGACTGGCTCTTCGACGGGTACTGCAAGGGGCATGCCCTGAAAGAGTTGATCTCCTGGTGGGCCGAAGCGACGTGGGAGCCGAGTTGGCAGAGGTTCCCTTAGAGGAGGACGAGGCTCCCGGCAGGGCTTCCGAGAAGGAGCCGGTGGCTTAGGGGTGTTTAGGGGGGGCCGAGCTGTACATAACCAGGTTTTCATATCTGAAGAGGCGCTGAGCTCTCCATCTGGAGTAGAGAGGAAGCATATCTTCCCCAGTGTGAAGGGTGCGGATATCTAGTATCACCAACTCTCCCAATATATGAAACCTGCTGCCGTGTTTTACTCATGCCAACAGTCACCTGCAAGAGGTTTGTCCACCTAAGGGTAGCGACCACTCCAGAAAccctttccattttccttttatagtTCGGTAggctttgtaatagataggttgtatATACGTAATTCGAATGAAAATATCTAATCTCAATTTGCAATTCTCGCCTACGCCAACTCTAACAATCAAGGCCATATGCCGACCTCTCGGGTCGAGCACCAAATAGATCCATCAAGACGGCTTGACGGTCTCTTGGGCCGAGCATCTATCACATTTTAATCTAACAACTAAATTGTCAAGGACAATCAGACTGGAAATCAACAAACTTCATCAAACTAATTCTCgacgtgccgacctcctgggccgaGCATCAAACTTTAAAGGCAGccatgccgacctcctgggtcgagcgtcAAGATTTTAAAGATAGTCATGCCGACCTCTTGGGCCGAACATTAAACTTTAAAGGCATTCCATCCGTTACCATTCACCCCCAACCCCCCACTAGGACACTTAGCATTGTCTGAGTGTGCTAGCGTAGGATCTAAATTTAAAAGTTAAACGGTGTTGATAAAAGGAAGGTTCAAAGTCAAGCGTTTATTTAATGATGAACTTGTAGGCGAATTCTGAAGAGTATACAGTAAGATACCCTAGCCCAATCTAACCTACAAACAACCGCAAGTTCGAAAAGTGCCAAGTACGGGGTACTTCCACTCCATCTAGTTTCGCAAGCCTACAGTACCCAACTCGGCTTGCCTCCAGGACCTTGTACGGTCCCTCCTAGTTCGGGTCGAGCTTGTTGGAATTATGGGCTCGGCTAACGGAATTCCTTCTTAAGACGAGGTCTCCTGACTGGTACTGCGTGTTTCTCACTTTTGCGTTATGATAGCGGGCGAGCTGGCTTTTGTACTTAGCTATCCGTATCGCCACTTCCTCGCGCTTGGCCTCCAGCATGTCCAAGTTACACCTCAGCTCTTTTTCGTTGGCTGGCGCAATGAAATTCTGTGTCCGAGGCGAGGGGAGGCCGATCTCCGCGGGCACCACCGCTTCTGCCCCATAAGTCAGGGGAAACGGGGTCTCCTGAGTGACCATCCTCGGAGTGGTGCGGTAGGTCCAGAGGACACTAGAAAGCTCATCTAGCCAGTTAGACTGGGCCAGCTCCAACCTAGTCTTCAATCCTAACAGAATGGTTCGGTTAACGTTCTCTACCTGGCCATTTGCCTGGGGATGACCGACCGACGTGAAGTGTTGGCTGATCCCGAGTTCGGTGCACCAGCCCCGGAAGGGATTTTAGGCGAACTGCCGCCCATTGTCAGATATCAAGACATGTGGAATCCCGAAGCGGCAGACTATGTTCTTCTAGAAGAATTTCTGAACTACCTTTCCAGAGATAGTGGCCAGGGGCTCAGCCTCCATCCACTTTGTGAAATAGTCGATGGCCATCACGAGGTGCTCGTACCTTCCGAAAACTCGGGGAAAGGGGTCCAAAAGGTCTATTCCCCACTGGGCAAAGGGCCAAGGACTGTGGATGGGGACCTTCTCCCGAGTGGGCTGGTGACGCAGCGGGGCGTGCACCTGGCAAGTTCGGTATTTCTGAACTAGAGCCGCGGCATCTCAAAACACTGTGGACCAATAGTAGCCTAAGAGCAGGCACTTTTTTGCCAACACCCGGGATCCCACATGTGTCGCACATAAGCTTTCGTGAACTTCACGGAGGATGTAGTCGCTCTCCTCAGGAGTCACGCACTTTAGCCAGGGAGACAGATACGACCTCCTGTAGAGGGTCCCCCCGGCATTGGCGTACTTAGCAGTTCTGTGTTGTAGTCGACGAGATTCGGTTCTATTCCCAGGAAGGACACTCGAGCCGAGAAAGTCCACGAGAGGAGTCATCCAGGAGGCCGGGCTGGCTATAGCCAAGATCCAGACCTGGTCAATGCTTTTTTGCTTGACCACCTTTACCAAGACTTCCTTGCTCAAGTGAGCAAACGAAGAGGGCGCCAGCTTTGACAGGGCGTCCGCGCGCTTGTTCTGTGATCTCGGCACCCGCTCAATTTCAAAGGCATCAAACAGGGTTATCGCCTCTCATGCCTTAACTAAATATTTTTTCATAACGTCCTCCTTGGCCTCATACTCCCCATGGACTTGGTGGACTACGAGTTGAGAATAGCTCCAGACTTTAATTGCGGTTATACCCATCTGGAGGGCTATCCGCAACCCTGTCAATAGGGTCTCGTACTCAGCCTCATTGTTGGATGTCGGGAAGTCGAACCTGAGCGCGTAGGTCAGCTCTTCCCCGGTGGGCCAGGTGAGCAGCAGGCCAGCTCCGCTCCCTTCTTTATTTGAGACCCCGTCCATGAATAGTATCCACGGCTCTTCCAACCGTACCTCCTTGGGCAGAGAGCTCAGCTCAACCACGGACAAACTGGCTTCCTCAGCAAGGAAGTCTGCCAAGGCTTGAGCTTTGATAGCGGTGCGGGGCTGATAGCCGATGTTGTGCTTGGCCAACTCGACGGCCCATTTGGTCATTCTGCCCGAGATCTCAGGTTTTGTGAGTATCTGACGTAAGGGTTGATCCGTCAAGACAATAATGCTGTGGGCTTGAAAATAAGGTCGGAGTTTCCGGGCAGCATGCACCAAGGTGAGGACTAATTTCTCTGCCAGTGTACCGCGTTTCCGACCCTTGTAAAGCACGGCTGACGTAGTATATTAGCCTCTGAACCCCCTTGTCCTCCAGTACCAAAATCGCCCTAACGGCCTCGTTGCAAGCAGATAAGTATAGGAACATGGTTTCTCCCTGCTCCGGGGCGGTCAGAGCAAACAGTTCAGCCAGTGCCTTTAGGTCAGCGAAGGCTTTCTGATATTTCTCAGTCCATTGAAAGTCCTTAGGTGCTTTCAGGATTTGAAAGAAGATAACTCCCTTACCGCGGAGCGCGAGAGGAATCTATTCAGGGCGGCCATCCTTCCCATGAGCCGTTGGACCTCCTTGACGCTCTTCAGAGGGATCATGTCCATGATGGCCTGAAACTTATCCGGGTTGGCCCGGATCCCCTCCCGAGAGACCAGGAATCCCAGGAACTTTCCCGACCTAACCCCGAAGGTGGATTCAGCCGCATCCGGCTTTCCCACAGTATGTTCAAGATTTCTCTCAGGTCGGGAACGAGCTGCCAGTCAGTTCGACTCTTGACGATCATATcgtccacgtagacctccatacTCCTGCCGATCTGATTCTGGAATAGTATGTTGACCAGGCACTGGTAGGTAGTTTCAGTGTTTTTCAATCTAAACGGCATTGTCCGGTAGCAGTACGTTCCTTCCTCAGTGATGAAGGAAGTCTTTTCCAGATTCTCCTCAGCCATTTCTATCTGGTGGTATCCCTTGAAGGCATCCAGGAAACACAAAACGTCAAAAC
It includes:
- the LOC140004715 gene encoding uncharacterized protein, which translates into the protein MTKWAVELAKHNIGYQPRTAIKAQALADFLAEEASLSVVELSSLPKEVRLEEPWILFMDGVSNKEGSGAGLLLTWPTGEELTYALRFDFPTSNNEAEYETLLTGLRIALQMGITAIKVWSYSQLVVHQVHGEYEAKEDVMKKYLVKA